The following is a genomic window from Terriglobia bacterium.
AAGAAACTGCACCGTGGTTTGCCGCCGACGCTGACAGCGATATTGGCGCTGGCGATCATGATTACCCTGCTGCCCATAACTGCCGCAGCCGATGACAATACCGTCACGTTCCTGCGCACCGACCAGCCGGGAAGCTGGTTTCAGAACGTTGCCGGTCCTATCGCCGGCACGCAATCGCTGGCCGTGGCGGCGCCTGGCGTTCAAGTCAGATTCAAAGGCAAGTCGAACGCCGTCCATACCGTTACCAGCTTGATTTTTCCCACGGGCGCGCAGGGCATGCCCTTTGATTCCGGGACCTTGCAGAACGATGACCAGGTAAGAGTCACGCTTAAGACTCCCGGCCTGTATGTTTTTACCTGCAAAATTCACCCCTATATGTTTGCGGCAGTCATCGTTGATGATCCGGCGACACAGGGACTTGATCTGGGTGACAGCATCAGCCTGGTGAATGGGATTACAGTCCCGACGAGCAGCGACCTGGCCACGCGCCTGCTGCGGACTTTCTTCATCGCCACCAACCCAGCCAACTGGCAGGACCACAGCCTGAGCGCGTGGCATATCACTTATCCCAACGTTGACGTAAGAATCACCGGCGGCGCGGTGGTGAATCTGCCCGCGGTGCTGAACGCGCGTTATGGCAATGACACACCGATGGCGGCGCCTTTCAACCCCGCGACGCCCGGCGTGGGCGAAGTCTGGGTGGACACGCAATTTGAACTGACGCGGCAAAAAGACAAGCCCGGGACCGCGACCAACGTGAACGCAACTTCATGGAAGCCGGTGCGCAAAGTGGCGTTGCCGCAAATCGACATGAACAATCCACACAACATGTGGACGGACAAAGACCAGAAATTCATCTATCAGACGCAGTGGTTTGATTTCCGCATGACCACGTTCAACCGCACCACGGGAAAGCTGCTGCATGACGTCGAGGTGGGGCCGGATCCTTCTCACGTGATGACGCGCACGGATACGGACCATCTGCATGTGGCGCTGGATGGCGAAGACAGCGCGTTTGCCGTGGTCCAACTGATGCCCGGCGGCGGCAGCATTGAGCGGCTCATCAACATTGATGAAGGCCATCCTCACGCCCATTGGATGGGCCATGACGGCAAGACCATGGTCACGCCCAATACGTTCAGTGATACCTCGACCATCTTTGATTTCAATACCGATTCAGTGCGGGCCCTGGTCCATACCACCGGAGCTCTTCCCATCGCCACGGGCATGATGCCTGACGACAGCAAATACTACGTCGATAATTTCCTCGACAGCACGATTGATGTAGTCAACACCAGCACGGGAGCAATCAGCAAGACGATCAATCTCCTGGCGAACTATGATCCGATCTCGGGGGCCATCAGCGGCCCGGTTGGAGCGTTGCCCATTCAGACGCCCGTAAGCCCCGATGGAAAAGTCATGGTCACAGCCAATATTCTCACAGACACAATCACGCTCATCGACACACAGTCTGACACTCTGGTGGCAATGCTGCTGTGCGATGCCGGCTGCCACGGCGTGCAATGGGGCGCCAAGCAAGGCGGAGGATACTACGCCTACGTCAGCAGCCAGTTCTCCAACACGCTGGAAGTAGTCGATCCAAATCCCGACGGTAGCGGCGACCTGACGCACGCCCGCGTGGTGGGCAGGATCCTGTTGAAGACCTTGCCAACCACCGCGGTCGATGACAAAAACGTCGGCCTCGACGGAATGGGTGGGCAAGGCGTGCTTCCGATTCCCTTGGTCTACAACGGCTGGGTGCAGAACCTGCCTGCCGCGTTCAAGCAGCAGCTCACGCCTGCTCAGCTGAATCCTTTTCCGCCGAAACCCTAGCCC
Proteins encoded in this region:
- a CDS encoding copper oxidase produces the protein MITLLPITAAADDNTVTFLRTDQPGSWFQNVAGPIAGTQSLAVAAPGVQVRFKGKSNAVHTVTSLIFPTGAQGMPFDSGTLQNDDQVRVTLKTPGLYVFTCKIHPYMFAAVIVDDPATQGLDLGDSISLVNGITVPTSSDLATRLLRTFFIATNPANWQDHSLSAWHITYPNVDVRITGGAVVNLPAVLNARYGNDTPMAAPFNPATPGVGEVWVDTQFELTRQKDKPGTATNVNATSWKPVRKVALPQIDMNNPHNMWTDKDQKFIYQTQWFDFRMTTFNRTTGKLLHDVEVGPDPSHVMTRTDTDHLHVALDGEDSAFAVVQLMPGGGSIERLINIDEGHPHAHWMGHDGKTMVTPNTFSDTSTIFDFNTDSVRALVHTTGALPIATGMMPDDSKYYVDNFLDSTIDVVNTSTGAISKTINLLANYDPISGAISGPVGALPIQTPVSPDGKVMVTANILTDTITLIDTQSDTLVAMLLCDAGCHGVQWGAKQGGGYYAYVSSQFSNTLEVVDPNPDGSGDLTHARVVGRILLKTLPTTAVDDKNVGLDGMGGQGVLPIPLVYNGWVQNLPAAFKQQLTPAQLNPFPPKP